Proteins encoded in a region of the Dreissena polymorpha isolate Duluth1 chromosome 6, UMN_Dpol_1.0, whole genome shotgun sequence genome:
- the LOC127836088 gene encoding uncharacterized protein LOC127836088, protein MSNIEIFVKTGSKELFEILRDTSIGILNLQTADSASLASEILHTLNKLTQLCLSGTYTGRCDLKMPASLQCIKLLSVECSSEWLCSLLITLSSLDHQVECELWDVVLKSNEEARGNESHSYLLDFRSELLAHDMSNIEIYVETGSKELFEILRDTSIGILQLRTADSGLFASEILHTLNKLTKLYLWGTYTGRCDLKMPASLQCISLQSVECSSEWLCSLWITLSSLDHQVKCELWDVVLKSNEKASENESHSYLLDLRYELLTHDMSNIEILVKTGSKELFEILRDTSIGILNLRTADSASLASEILHTLNKLTELYLRGIYTGRCDLKMPASLLCISLDDGECSPEWLCSLLITLSEIHHQVEGNMFDFVVKQNDSDNGMETDITVVRNELWSCNLSHVKLNVEQNSSVLLELLRGTNIDSLLLTANDDASLDLVTQSSLTMLKEIRFKGIHMTRFDHKLPSTLQFMILCDGYCSPDWLKSLMIHLSTLGHTVRLYLYEYTLVSSGESNAMALELPILQCEDLSNVKLELTKDSSGLYETLPKISTSSLNMTQIEHPDMLSQTLPLLNHLQELRICLKQYMEMKLPGSIQYVFIIYTTFSPLSLQHFVQGMYTAQHNVQCKLLFRVEGKEDDYTRITHEVCKMESVEMQKFEVVDKRHFRGAVAAAATLSATADEADDDFDKHLLRREGYVDSRMWLHYCKIRLKFHFR, encoded by the exons ATGTCCAATATTGAGATATTTGTGAAAactggcagtaaggaactgtttgaaatattacgtgatacaagtatagggatccttaaTCTGCAAACTGCTGAtagtgcctcattagcatccgagattcttcacacgctcaacaagctaacaCAGCTTTGTTTGTcggggacctatacgggtcgtTGTGATCTCAAGatgcctgcttcattgcagtgtattaaACTGCTGAgtgtcgaatgttcatctgagtggctgtgcagcttgttgatcacgctttcttcattagatcatcag gtcgagtgtgagctgtgggatgttgtattgaagTCAAATGAAGAAGCCCGTGGAAACGaatcacattcatatttattagaCTTCCGATCTGAATTACTGGCACATGACATGTCCAATATTGAGATATATGTGGAAactggcagtaaggaactgttcgaaatattacgtgatacaagtatagggatccttcAACTGAGAACGGCTGATAGTGGCTTATTTGCATCCGaaattcttcacacgctcaacaagctaacaaagctttatttgtgggggac ctatacgggtcgtTGTGATCTCAAGatgcctgcttcattgcagtgtattagtctgcagagtgtcgaatgttcatctgagtggctgtgcagcttgtggatcacgctgtcttcattagatcatcaggtcaagtgtgagctgtgggatgttgtattgaagTCAAATGAAAAAGCCAGTGAAAACGaatcacattcatatttattagaCTTGCGATATGAATTACTGACACATGACATgtccaatattgagatattagtgaaaactggcagtaaggaactgtttgaaatattacgtgatacaagtatagggatccttaaCCTGAGAACGGCTGAtagtgcctcattagcatccgagattcttcacacgcttaACAAGCTAACAGAGCTTTATTTGAGGGGGATCTATACGGGTCGTTGTGATCTCAAGATGCCTGCTTCATTGCTGTGTATATCTTTGGATGATGGCGAATGTTCacctgagtggctgtgcagcttgttgatcacgctgtctGAAATACACCATCAAGTTGAGGGTaacatgtttgattttgttgTAAAACAAAATGATTCAGACAATGGAATGGAGACAGATATTACTGTTGTTAGGAATGAGTTGTGGTCGTGTAACTTATCTCATGTTAAACTGAACGTTGAACAAAATAGTAGTGTCCTCCTAGAACTGTTACGCGGTACGAATATAGATTCTCTGTTACTCACAGCTAATGACGATGCGTCCCTGGATTTGGTGACACAAAGCTCCTTAACCATGCTTAAAGAAATTCGTTTCAAGGGAATTCACATGACACGTTTTGATCACAAATTACCATCTACTCTGCAATTTATGATTTTATGTGATGGCTACTGTTCACCAGATTGGTTGAAAAGTTTGATGATACACCTGTCTACATTAGGCCATACTGTCCGTTTGTACTTGTATGAATATACTCTGGTATCGAGTGGTGAGTCAAATGCCATGGCTTTGGAACTGCCTATTTTGCAATGTGAAGATTTGTCGAATGTTAAATTGGAGTTAACGAAGGACTCCTCTGGATTGTATGAAACGTTACCCAAAATTAGTACATCCAGTCTGAACATGACGCAAATCGAACATCCTGACATGCTGTCACAGACACTGCCTCTACTCAACCACTTGCAGGAGCTAagaatttgtttaaaacaatatatggAGATGAAACTACCGGGATCTATACAGTATGTGTTTATAATTTACACAACATTTTCACCTTTATCGTTACAACATTTCGTACAGGGCATGTATACCGCACAACATAACGTACAATGTAAATTATTGTTCCGTGTTGAAGGGAAGGAAGATGATTATACGAGAATTACACACGAAGTTTGTAAAATGGAGTCAGTTGAAATGCAAAAGTTTGAAGTTGTAGACAAACGACATTTTCGGGgggctgttgctgctgctgctactcttTCTGCTACCGCTGACGAGGCTGATGACGATTTTGATAAGCATTTACTACGGAGAGAGGGATATGTTGATTCAAGAATGTGGTTGCACTATTGTAAAATTCGACTCAAATTTCATTTTAGATAA